From a single Streptomyces rubradiris genomic region:
- a CDS encoding glycosyltransferase — protein sequence MSRVIRALVYGDVDLNLIDGSAVWAQSTVQALSLAGCETRLVLKSPVHTGRLTDPLAALPGVSVIRPAEERLVPGQAGRPLSPVQASRLLTRLDGDEPCDLIVLRGRRIVGQVVADGHFDGRIWAYLTDIPQSAAAMTERARTELGRVAAASRLLLCQTEELRCFLETWVPEACGRSVLCPPAVPEPGFPVPDHERPHDPLRLVYTGKFAPLWNTLPMTRLPALLAERGVRAELHTVGDKIHEDSGHPEFHEAMYRALHGSAPGVRHHGGRPREEAMRIAAGCDLGLGWRDPRLDASLELSTKILEFGALGLPVVLNRTPAHEALLGSDYPLYVPGRAETEDAAEAVARAARDPEARRLAAGRCRAAASRYTLTAAADRWRAHLDRVFPPAPPAVAHRSRPLRVGVAGHDLKFLTRLLDHFRALPGLDVRVDAWPALARHDRAASRDLADWADVVVVEWCGPAAVWYSRHKRRGSRLVIRLHRFELDAEWPHQVDIDAVDRVVCVSPYYARRTLQHTGWPADKVVTVPNWVDADQLDRPKAPGARFRLGMIGIAPSRKRLDLGLDVLELLRAEDRRWQLSVKSKPPWEYWWIWNKPEERAHYEAILRRVQTSPLLEGGVVFDDFGADVPTWLRRVGHVLSTSDDESFHLAPAEGMASGAVPALLPWPGADEIYDRRWIHAGPRAMAEAIAGLGADGETWRAAGETARAQVRRTYALDRVAAAWTDLLVTDG from the coding sequence ATGAGCCGAGTGATCCGGGCCCTGGTCTACGGCGACGTGGACCTCAACCTCATCGACGGCTCCGCCGTCTGGGCCCAGTCGACCGTGCAGGCGCTGTCCCTGGCCGGGTGCGAGACCCGGCTGGTGCTCAAGTCGCCGGTGCACACCGGCCGGCTGACCGATCCGCTGGCCGCCCTGCCCGGGGTGAGCGTGATCAGGCCCGCCGAGGAGCGCCTCGTCCCCGGGCAGGCCGGCCGGCCGCTGTCCCCGGTGCAGGCCTCCCGCCTGCTCACCCGGCTCGACGGGGACGAGCCCTGCGACCTGATCGTGCTGCGCGGACGCCGCATCGTCGGCCAGGTCGTCGCCGACGGCCACTTCGACGGGCGGATCTGGGCCTACCTCACCGACATCCCGCAGTCCGCCGCCGCGATGACCGAGCGGGCCCGCACCGAACTCGGCCGCGTAGCCGCCGCCTCCCGGCTGCTGCTGTGCCAGACCGAGGAACTGCGCTGCTTCCTGGAGACCTGGGTGCCCGAGGCCTGCGGCCGCAGCGTGCTCTGCCCGCCCGCCGTGCCGGAACCCGGCTTCCCGGTGCCGGACCACGAGCGGCCGCACGATCCGCTGCGACTCGTCTACACCGGCAAGTTCGCCCCGCTGTGGAACACCCTGCCCATGACCCGGCTGCCCGCCCTGCTGGCCGAGCGGGGCGTCCGGGCCGAACTCCACACCGTCGGCGACAAGATCCACGAGGACTCCGGCCACCCGGAGTTCCACGAGGCCATGTACCGGGCCCTGCACGGCTCCGCCCCCGGCGTCCGGCACCACGGCGGCCGGCCCCGCGAGGAGGCCATGCGCATCGCCGCCGGCTGCGACCTCGGCCTCGGCTGGCGCGACCCCCGGCTCGACGCCAGCCTCGAACTGTCCACGAAGATCCTGGAGTTCGGCGCCCTCGGGCTGCCCGTCGTACTCAACCGCACGCCCGCGCACGAGGCGCTGCTGGGCAGCGACTACCCCCTCTACGTCCCCGGCCGGGCCGAGACCGAGGACGCCGCCGAGGCCGTGGCCCGCGCCGCCCGCGACCCCGAGGCCCGCCGGCTCGCGGCCGGCCGCTGCCGGGCCGCCGCGAGCCGGTACACCCTGACGGCCGCCGCCGACCGCTGGCGCGCCCACCTCGACCGGGTCTTCCCGCCCGCGCCCCCCGCCGTCGCCCACCGCTCCCGCCCGCTGCGGGTCGGTGTCGCCGGTCACGACCTGAAGTTCCTCACCCGGCTGCTGGACCACTTCCGTGCCCTGCCCGGACTCGACGTCCGGGTGGACGCCTGGCCCGCGCTGGCCCGGCACGACCGGGCCGCGAGCCGCGACCTCGCCGACTGGGCCGATGTGGTGGTGGTCGAGTGGTGCGGCCCGGCGGCCGTCTGGTACAGCCGCCACAAACGGCGCGGCAGCCGGCTGGTGATCCGCCTGCACCGCTTCGAACTCGACGCCGAATGGCCGCACCAGGTCGACATCGACGCCGTCGACCGGGTCGTCTGCGTCAGCCCCTACTACGCCCGCCGCACCCTGCAGCACACCGGCTGGCCCGCGGACAAGGTCGTCACCGTGCCCAACTGGGTGGACGCCGACCAGCTCGACCGGCCCAAGGCGCCCGGCGCCCGGTTCCGGCTCGGCATGATCGGCATCGCGCCCAGCCGCAAACGCCTCGACCTCGGCCTGGACGTCCTCGAACTGCTGCGCGCCGAGGACCGGCGCTGGCAGCTGTCGGTCAAGTCCAAGCCGCCGTGGGAGTACTGGTGGATCTGGAACAAGCCGGAGGAACGCGCGCACTACGAGGCGATCCTGCGCCGCGTCCAGACCTCCCCGCTGCTCGAAGGGGGCGTCGTCTTCGACGACTTCGGCGCCGATGTGCCCACCTGGCTGCGCCGCGTCGGGCATGTGCTGTCCACCAGCGACGACGAGTCCTTCCACCTCGCCCCGGCCGAGGGCATGGCCTCCGGCGCCGTGCCCGCGCTGCTGCCCTGGCCCGGCGCCGACGAGATCTACGACCGGCGCTGGATCCACGCCGGGCCGCGGGCGATGGCCGAGGCGATCGCCGGGCTCGGCGCCGACGGGGAGACCTGGCGGGCCGCCGGCGAGACGGCCCGCGCCCAGGTACGCCGCACCTACGCGCTGGACCGGGTGGCGGCGGCCTGGACGGACCTGCTGGTCACGGACGGCTGA